A region from the Cannabis sativa cultivar Pink pepper isolate KNU-18-1 chromosome 9, ASM2916894v1, whole genome shotgun sequence genome encodes:
- the LOC115721691 gene encoding chitinase-like protein 1 encodes MGIKRGVFVILGLLMMANLAMAADGDDEKILTKTVKGKKLCTQGWECRVWSTYCCNETISKIFQVYQFEDLFSKRNTPVAKAVGFWDYQSFIIATTLFQHLGFGTTGGKLMQMKEIAAFLGHVGAKTSCGYGVATGGPLAWGLCYNREMSPMQSYCDDYYKLTYPCSPGADYYGRGALPIYWNYNYGAAGDALKVNLLEHPEYIEQNATLAFQAAIWRWMTPIKKSQPSAHDVFVGNWKPTKNDTLSKRTPGFGATMNLLYGDSICGKGDIDEMNVIISHYQYYLDLLGVSREQAGPHEMLTCAEQEPFNPPTPAVPAQSSS; translated from the exons ATGGGGATCAAACGGGGAGTTTTTGTGATACTTGGGCTACTAATGATGGCCAATCTGGCTATGGCGGCCGATGGAGACGATGAAAAGATTCTGACGAAAACGGTGAAAGGGAAGAAGCTTTGCACGCAAGGTTGGGAGTGTCGGGTGTGGTCAACTTATTGTTGTAATGAGACCATTTCAAAGATTTTCCAGGTTTACCAGTTTGAAGATCTTTTCTCAAAGAGGAACACGCCGGTGGCTAAAGCCGTCGGATTCTGGGACTACCAGTCCTTCATTATCGCCACCACGCTCTTCCAGCACCTCGGGTTCGGGACCACCGGCGGGAAACTTATGCAGATGAAAGAGATTGCGGCTTTCCTTGGCCATGTCGGCGCCAAAACATCTT GCGGTTATGGAGTTGCCACAGGAGGACCATTGGCCTGGGGTCTTTGCTATAACAGAGAAATGAGTCCTATGCAGTCATACTGTGACGATTACTACAAACTTACTTACCCCTGCTCCCCTGGTGCCGATTACTACGGTCGTGGAGCTTTGCCCATCTACTG GAACTACAACTATGGTGCAGCTGGAGATGCATTGAAGGTTAATCTGTTGGAGCATCCTGAATACATAGAGCAGAATGCTACCCTTGCCTTCCAGGCTGCAATCTGGAGGTGGATGACACCAATCAAAAAGTCACAGCCATCTGCCCATGATGTTTTTGTTGGTAACTGGAAGCCCACCAAGAATGATACTTTGTCCAAACGAACTCCTGGATTTGGTGCAACAATGAATCTTCTTTACGGAGATTCAATTTGTGGCAAGGGTGACATTGATGAGATGAACGTCATCATTTCCCATTACCAATACTACCTTGACCTGCTTGGTGTGAGTCGAGAACAGGCTGGACCACACGAAATGCTAACCTGTGCTGAACAGGAACCCTTTAACCCACCCACTCCTGCTGTTCCTGCTCAGTCATCCTCTTAA